One region of Gilliamella sp. ESL0405 genomic DNA includes:
- a CDS encoding 3-ketoacyl-ACP reductase FabG2, which yields MDKTVLVTGASKGIGKAIACQLAQDGFNLVIHYHSDKQGALDTKAIIENLGGQARLIQFDVSNQMQCKQRIEEDIELHGGYYGVVNNAGIIRDGAFPALTQDDWQSVIHTDLDSFYNVLHPCIMPMIGLRSGGRIIVISSVSGIAGNRGQVNYSAAKAGVIGASKALALELAKRKITVNCIAPGLIDTGILDMEPIALQEAMKMIPLKRMGQVEEVAGLASYLMSDIAGYITRQVISINGGMI from the coding sequence ATGGACAAAACAGTACTTGTTACTGGCGCAAGTAAAGGAATTGGTAAAGCGATTGCTTGTCAGTTAGCGCAAGATGGATTTAACCTCGTGATTCATTACCATAGCGATAAACAAGGTGCGCTTGATACTAAGGCAATAATCGAAAATTTAGGTGGTCAGGCTCGTTTGATTCAGTTTGATGTAAGCAATCAAATGCAATGTAAACAAAGAATAGAAGAAGATATCGAATTACATGGCGGTTATTATGGCGTCGTGAATAATGCCGGGATAATACGCGACGGTGCTTTTCCTGCATTAACGCAAGATGATTGGCAAAGTGTCATTCATACCGATCTCGATAGTTTTTACAATGTACTTCATCCTTGTATTATGCCAATGATTGGACTGCGCAGTGGTGGGCGTATTATTGTTATCTCATCTGTATCGGGAATTGCAGGCAACCGAGGACAAGTAAATTATAGTGCCGCAAAAGCAGGCGTCATTGGCGCAAGTAAAGCGCTGGCACTTGAGCTAGCTAAACGAAAAATTACCGTTAATTGCATTGCACCGGGATTAATTGATACCGGCATATTAGATATGGAGCCGATTGCGCTACAAGAAGCTATGAAAATGATTCCATTAAAACGAATGGGACAAGTTGAAGAAGTTGCCGGACTGGCGAGCTATTTAATGTCAGATATTGCGGGTTACATCACTCGCCAAGTCATTTCAATCAATGGAGGGATGATATGA
- a CDS encoding 3-hydroxy-fatty acyl-ACP dehydratase: MMNYHPASYYLPHQTPMVMVENIHLINEEKCICSVRTHETGILAPFLNEDKLLPNFYAIEIMAQTIGVWNGYHSLLNNKIPSLGMLIGGRAIKTTLPAFPYDSHLMIHANLVLNDSKLANFDCQIFIDQQCVVKGKLNVYEPDESELEDLFGDNRLGEK, from the coding sequence CGCCAATGGTCATGGTGGAAAACATTCATTTAATCAATGAAGAAAAGTGTATTTGTAGTGTTCGAACTCATGAAACAGGTATTTTAGCGCCTTTTTTGAATGAAGATAAATTACTACCCAATTTTTATGCGATTGAAATAATGGCGCAAACCATTGGCGTTTGGAATGGCTATCACAGTCTGTTAAACAACAAAATACCCTCTTTAGGTATGTTAATCGGTGGACGAGCAATAAAAACAACTTTACCTGCATTTCCCTATGATAGTCACTTAATGATCCACGCCAATTTAGTTCTGAATGATTCAAAATTGGCTAACTTTGATTGTCAAATTTTTATTGACCAACAATGTGTTGTCAAAGGAAAACTTAATGTATATGAGCCAGATGAGTCCGAATTAGAAGACTTATTTGGTGACAATCGATTAGGAGAAAAATAA